One Maribacter dokdonensis DSW-8 genomic region harbors:
- a CDS encoding TonB-dependent receptor: MNSSSKRALKLLSLFMIFGVTSSATAQNLKGKVTDKEGLALENVGIFNQTTGQHSHTNLSGSFSLPSTTVNDSVYFSNLGYKTYVLVIQPQHVNEGVQIALEESSINLDQVVVVSKVDAMSRIVNIDVQNDPVKSSQEILRKVPGLLIGQHAGGGKAEQIFLRGFDIDHGTDVAISVDGMPVNMVSHAHGQGYADLHFVIPETIDNINFGKGLYYADKGNFNTAGYVDLSLKKSIDQSMVSYESGQFNTNRFVGLFKVLESSKSNAYLASEVYLTDGPFDSPQNFNRINILGRYNYKDIGNEELTFTASHFQSKWDASGQIPQRAVDQNLIGRFGAIDDTEGGQTSRTNLILNHVKFLGEDQFLKTRAFVSKYDFELFSNFTFFLDDPVNGDQIRQFEDRTIMGAETIFEQINIAVGKDDTFKYSAGGGFRYDNVDDVTLSHTLNRKTTLEQFAFGDVDETNFYGFVDGEYKTGNWTFNPSVRLDYFNFDYENKLSELYDNKSESKAKVSPKLNTLYTVNRNWQVFLKTGLGFHSNDTRVVTANEGRDILPTAYGADLGTIIKPTDKLVLNATLWGLLLDQEFVYVGDAGIVEPSGKTRRLGVELGARYQVLDWLYLYNDINYTYARSTEELDGEDYIPLAPDFTSVGGLSVTDLGKFSGALNYRYLGDRAANEDNSIVAEGYFVTDMNLNYHIKNWTLGLIIENLFDTEWNETQFATESRLFNETASVEEIHFTPGTPFYLRGKVSVRF, translated from the coding sequence ATGAATTCTAGCAGTAAAAGGGCTTTAAAACTGTTGAGCCTATTTATGATATTTGGTGTAACATCCAGTGCGACAGCACAAAACCTAAAGGGAAAAGTAACGGATAAAGAAGGACTTGCATTAGAAAATGTTGGTATTTTTAATCAGACGACCGGGCAACATAGCCATACCAATTTATCAGGATCATTCTCACTTCCTTCAACAACAGTGAACGATTCGGTTTACTTTTCTAACCTAGGATATAAAACTTATGTATTGGTCATACAGCCCCAACATGTTAATGAAGGAGTGCAAATTGCTTTAGAGGAGTCTAGCATAAATTTGGATCAGGTGGTAGTAGTATCAAAAGTTGATGCTATGAGCAGAATAGTGAACATTGATGTACAGAACGATCCGGTTAAATCTTCACAAGAGATTTTACGTAAAGTTCCTGGATTATTAATAGGACAGCATGCAGGTGGTGGTAAGGCCGAGCAAATATTTTTAAGAGGATTTGACATAGATCATGGAACGGATGTGGCCATCAGCGTTGATGGTATGCCGGTAAACATGGTTTCGCATGCGCATGGGCAAGGTTATGCCGATCTACACTTCGTTATTCCTGAAACCATTGATAATATAAATTTTGGAAAAGGTTTGTATTATGCCGATAAAGGAAATTTTAATACTGCCGGGTATGTTGATTTAAGTCTGAAGAAAAGTATAGATCAAAGTATGGTTTCTTATGAATCCGGACAGTTCAATACCAATAGATTTGTTGGACTTTTTAAAGTTCTGGAAAGTAGTAAAAGCAATGCTTATTTAGCTTCTGAAGTATATCTTACGGACGGACCTTTTGATTCTCCTCAAAACTTTAATAGAATTAATATTCTAGGACGCTATAATTATAAGGATATAGGAAATGAAGAATTGACTTTTACCGCTTCGCATTTTCAAAGTAAATGGGATGCTTCTGGTCAAATACCTCAAAGAGCGGTAGATCAAAACCTAATAGGTAGATTTGGTGCAATTGATGATACTGAGGGTGGGCAAACCAGTAGAACCAACTTAATCTTGAACCATGTTAAATTCTTAGGTGAAGACCAGTTTTTGAAAACAAGGGCTTTTGTAAGTAAATATGATTTTGAGTTGTTTTCGAATTTTACATTCTTTTTGGATGATCCGGTCAACGGAGATCAAATTCGTCAATTTGAAGATAGAACCATTATGGGTGCCGAAACTATTTTTGAACAGATTAACATTGCTGTGGGTAAAGATGATACTTTTAAGTATTCTGCAGGTGGTGGGTTTAGGTATGACAATGTAGATGATGTAACTCTGTCACATACATTAAACAGAAAAACCACCCTTGAGCAGTTTGCTTTTGGCGATGTAGATGAAACCAATTTTTACGGATTTGTTGACGGAGAATACAAAACAGGTAATTGGACTTTTAATCCTTCTGTACGCTTAGATTATTTCAACTTCGATTATGAAAACAAACTAAGCGAGCTTTATGACAATAAAAGCGAAAGTAAGGCAAAAGTGAGTCCAAAACTAAATACATTGTATACTGTAAATAGAAATTGGCAAGTGTTTTTGAAAACGGGTCTTGGATTTCATTCTAATGATACTCGAGTAGTCACTGCAAATGAAGGTAGGGATATATTGCCAACCGCTTACGGTGCAGATTTAGGTACTATTATTAAACCTACAGATAAACTTGTGCTGAACGCTACCTTATGGGGGCTGTTATTAGATCAGGAATTTGTTTATGTAGGTGACGCTGGTATTGTTGAGCCAAGTGGCAAGACTCGTAGGTTAGGTGTTGAACTAGGCGCTCGTTACCAGGTGTTAGATTGGCTGTATCTTTATAATGATATCAATTATACCTACGCTAGAAGCACTGAAGAACTTGATGGGGAAGATTATATACCTCTTGCTCCGGATTTTACTTCAGTAGGTGGTTTATCGGTAACAGATTTAGGAAAATTCTCTGGTGCTTTAAACTATCGTTACTTAGGAGATAGAGCAGCAAATGAAGACAATAGCATTGTAGCTGAAGGTTACTTTGTAACCGATATGAACCTTAACTATCATATAAAAAACTGGACATTGGGTCTGATAATAGAGAATTTATTTGATACAGAATGGAACGAGACCCAATTTGCTACAGAAAGTAGATTGTTTAATGAAACTGCATCTGTAGAGGAAATTCATTTTACTCCTGGTACTCCGTTTTACCTAAGAGGAAAGGTTTCTGTGAGGTTTTAA
- a CDS encoding alkene reductase, whose product MKKQALLTPYNKNIALENRIVMAPMTRSRATNEENKPTEDLHVPYYKQRASAGLIITEGSQVSKQAVGYVNTPGIYSQEQVEAWGKVTKEVNDNGGKIFIQLWHVGRMSHPDFHDGDLPLAPSAINPNAKSYTPNGFKDTVTPKAMSIDEIKQTVSDFKNAAKNAIVAGFDGVEIHSSNGYLFHQFFNGTSNHRTDEYGGNIENRTRFFFEVLDAIKEVVPQQKIGARFNPSLDGLFGITMDEETIPTFEYIIKRLNDYDLAYIHLSEPFTDVSNIPYAVQHIAAHFRPLYTGTLMINSNFDRESGNKIIEDGNADLVAFGKLFISNPDLVERFKNNYELAEWNEDTFYTPGKEGYLDYPTYKESNITV is encoded by the coding sequence ATGAAAAAACAAGCATTGTTAACACCATACAATAAGAATATAGCATTAGAAAATAGAATTGTTATGGCTCCTATGACCAGAAGCAGGGCCACAAATGAAGAAAACAAACCAACAGAGGATTTACATGTGCCGTATTATAAACAAAGGGCATCTGCCGGATTGATTATTACAGAAGGCTCACAAGTTTCTAAACAGGCGGTTGGCTATGTGAATACGCCTGGCATCTACTCTCAAGAGCAGGTAGAGGCATGGGGCAAAGTCACTAAAGAAGTTAATGATAATGGAGGAAAGATTTTTATTCAGTTATGGCATGTAGGGCGTATGTCTCACCCAGATTTTCACGATGGCGATTTACCTTTAGCACCTTCTGCAATTAACCCCAATGCAAAAAGCTACACCCCTAATGGTTTTAAAGATACCGTAACCCCTAAAGCAATGAGCATTGATGAAATAAAACAAACGGTCAGTGACTTTAAAAATGCTGCTAAAAATGCAATAGTTGCAGGTTTTGATGGTGTAGAAATACATTCATCTAATGGATACTTGTTTCATCAATTTTTTAACGGTACATCTAATCATAGAACAGATGAATATGGAGGAAACATTGAAAATAGAACTCGGTTCTTTTTTGAAGTTTTGGATGCCATTAAAGAAGTGGTGCCCCAACAAAAAATAGGAGCAAGATTTAATCCTTCTTTAGATGGCCTGTTTGGTATTACAATGGACGAGGAAACCATACCAACTTTTGAATACATCATAAAAAGGTTAAATGATTATGATCTAGCCTACATTCATTTGTCCGAGCCCTTTACAGATGTTTCTAACATACCCTATGCAGTACAGCATATTGCCGCGCATTTTAGACCATTGTACACCGGTACATTAATGATAAACTCTAATTTTGACAGGGAATCTGGCAACAAAATAATTGAGGACGGCAATGCCGATTTGGTTGCCTTTGGCAAACTATTTATATCTAACCCAGATTTGGTAGAGCGATTCAAGAATAATTATGAATTAGCCGAATGGAATGAAGATACATTTTACACACCGGGTAAAGAAGGATATCTTGATTACCCAACATACAAGGAAAGTAACATCACTGTTTAG
- a CDS encoding SDR family oxidoreductase, whose product MENVLVAGANGTTGKKIVTLLKNSQYFEPIAMVRKKEQQEQFEKENIKTVLGDLEKDVSHTVKDMDKVIFAAGSGGKKVVEVDQEGAKNLIDASKNANIKKFVMLSSMGADNPEQAEDLKDYLKAKHNADEYLKSANIMHTIVRPGSLTNDAGTGKIELQDKLNKKGSITRDDVAQTLVRSLHDDAAINRTFEIIEGDTLISKAMDANS is encoded by the coding sequence ATGGAAAATGTATTAGTTGCCGGTGCTAACGGTACTACTGGAAAGAAAATAGTTACACTTTTAAAAAACTCTCAATATTTTGAACCTATTGCAATGGTCAGGAAAAAAGAACAGCAGGAGCAATTTGAGAAAGAGAATATTAAAACGGTTTTGGGTGATTTGGAAAAAGATGTATCACACACCGTAAAAGATATGGACAAAGTCATTTTTGCTGCAGGTTCAGGAGGAAAAAAAGTAGTTGAAGTTGACCAAGAAGGTGCTAAAAATTTAATTGACGCCTCAAAAAACGCGAACATTAAGAAATTTGTAATGCTAAGTTCTATGGGAGCAGATAATCCTGAACAGGCCGAAGATCTAAAGGATTATTTAAAAGCGAAACACAATGCTGATGAATATCTAAAATCTGCCAATATAATGCATACCATAGTAAGACCAGGTTCGTTAACCAATGATGCTGGTACAGGTAAAATTGAATTGCAGGATAAATTGAACAAAAAAGGATCGATAACAAGAGATGATGTTGCGCAAACTCTAGTAAGATCATTACATGATGATGCGGCCATTAACAGAACTTTTGAAATTATAGAGGGCGATACGCTAATTTCTAAAGCAATGGATGCCAATTCATAA
- a CDS encoding PQQ-dependent sugar dehydrogenase, with amino-acid sequence MKKTFLKSIAVLAILLSIQSCKENKKENTTTTNNEVELDSTDLALLELNLPEGFQIEVYARGVDGARSMAMGNNGTLFVGTRTENTVYAIQDTNGDFKADNIMVLDTMEVPNGIAMRNGDLYVAQVGSLWKYPNIENQLGNTLEKELIYDDYPTEFHHGWKYIAFGPDDKLYVPVGAPCNICNRTEEDERFATITRMDPDGSNREIYARGVRNSVGFTWHPDTKQMWFTDNGRDMLGDDIPPCELNTVTEAGQHFGYPFCHGGIVKDPEFGDLHPCSDFVDPALQLDAHVAPLGIKFYTGNMFPADYKGKAFIAEHGSWNRSKKVGYRIMMVDIEDGEAVNSEPFIDGWLDEAEQKATGRPVDLLLLKDGSMLISDDYGDAIYRVSYNETALANN; translated from the coding sequence ATGAAAAAAACGTTTTTAAAAAGTATAGCAGTACTGGCTATATTGCTTTCCATACAGTCTTGTAAAGAAAACAAAAAAGAAAACACCACCACTACCAATAATGAGGTGGAACTTGACAGTACAGATCTAGCCTTGTTAGAACTAAATTTGCCAGAAGGGTTTCAAATTGAAGTTTATGCCAGGGGAGTAGATGGTGCAAGATCAATGGCTATGGGTAATAATGGCACTTTGTTTGTTGGTACCAGAACAGAAAATACCGTCTACGCCATACAAGATACCAACGGTGATTTTAAAGCTGACAATATTATGGTTTTAGATACCATGGAAGTACCAAATGGTATAGCCATGAGAAATGGCGACCTATATGTAGCACAGGTAGGTAGTTTGTGGAAATATCCCAATATAGAAAATCAACTAGGAAATACGCTTGAAAAAGAGTTGATCTATGATGACTACCCAACAGAATTTCATCACGGATGGAAGTATATTGCCTTTGGTCCAGATGACAAATTATATGTACCAGTTGGTGCTCCTTGTAATATTTGTAATCGTACCGAAGAAGATGAGCGTTTTGCGACAATAACCAGAATGGACCCTGATGGAAGCAATCGTGAAATTTATGCCAGAGGAGTAAGGAATTCAGTTGGTTTTACTTGGCACCCCGATACAAAACAAATGTGGTTTACAGATAACGGACGTGATATGCTAGGTGATGATATACCGCCATGCGAATTAAATACCGTTACCGAAGCCGGGCAACATTTTGGATACCCTTTTTGCCACGGGGGCATTGTTAAAGATCCTGAATTCGGAGATTTACACCCTTGTTCAGATTTTGTTGATCCCGCCTTACAACTAGATGCACATGTGGCTCCATTAGGAATCAAATTTTACACTGGCAATATGTTTCCTGCTGACTACAAAGGAAAAGCATTTATTGCAGAACATGGTTCTTGGAACAGAAGCAAAAAAGTTGGATATAGAATCATGATGGTCGATATTGAAGATGGCGAAGCAGTAAACAGTGAGCCGTTTATAGATGGGTGGTTAGATGAAGCTGAACAAAAAGCAACAGGCAGACCGGTAGACTTATTACTTTTAAAAGATGGTTCAATGTTGATTTCAGACGATTACGGAGATGCTATTTATCGTGTTTCATATAATGAGACCGCATTGGCCAATAACTAA
- a CDS encoding sugar phosphate isomerase/epimerase family protein, with amino-acid sequence MNSLSSRRTFLKQTGVLSVSSILPLSVLPVHYKYKMGLQLFTIRDAMAKDPLGSIKYARSLGYEDGEIYGYNGDNDTYYGIKSKEFKKQLDSLDFTISSGHYDFSSRFNEPIDVLKKYVDQCIIGSKNLNSKYITWPWLAPEYRTIENFKVLTDKLNIIGEQVTNAGLQFAYHNHDFEFTDHNGEQGYDIILSGTDPNLVKLQMDMYWVEHSSNKSIHELIKENQGRYVMWHIKDMDKVTRDYSEMGNGSIDYKNILSSIEQKDLQYYYIEQGGNFAKNSMQSITDSAIYFKKHLQRYL; translated from the coding sequence ATGAATAGTTTAAGTTCGCGTAGAACATTTTTAAAGCAAACAGGGGTTTTATCCGTTAGCTCCATACTTCCGTTATCCGTTCTTCCGGTACATTACAAGTATAAAATGGGACTACAATTATTCACTATTAGAGATGCCATGGCCAAAGATCCTTTAGGAAGCATAAAATATGCTAGGTCCTTAGGTTATGAAGATGGAGAAATTTATGGGTACAACGGTGATAATGACACGTATTATGGCATAAAATCAAAAGAGTTTAAAAAGCAGCTAGATAGTTTGGATTTTACTATTTCTAGTGGTCATTATGATTTTTCCAGTCGCTTTAACGAACCTATTGATGTTTTAAAAAAATATGTGGACCAGTGCATTATTGGTTCTAAAAATTTAAACAGCAAATACATTACCTGGCCTTGGCTAGCCCCGGAATATAGAACTATCGAAAATTTTAAAGTACTGACAGATAAGTTAAACATCATAGGTGAACAAGTAACCAATGCAGGTTTACAATTTGCGTATCATAACCACGATTTTGAATTTACGGACCATAATGGTGAACAGGGCTATGATATTATCCTATCCGGTACAGACCCAAATTTGGTGAAATTACAAATGGATATGTATTGGGTAGAACATTCATCAAATAAAAGTATCCATGAATTGATCAAAGAAAATCAAGGTAGATATGTCATGTGGCATATTAAGGATATGGACAAAGTAACGCGTGACTATTCTGAAATGGGTAACGGTTCTATTGATTACAAGAATATATTATCATCCATAGAACAGAAAGATTTACAATACTATTATATTGAGCAAGGTGGTAATTTTGCAAAAAATTCAATGCAAAGTATTACAGACAGTGCCATATATTTTAAAAAACATCTGCAACGCTACCTTTAA
- a CDS encoding aminotransferase class IV gives MAYPNKVYLNGNIVDAEEAKISVFDRGFIFGDGLYEVMVQINGSFFYEKEHLERLQYGLQAINIDFDTAILKKEIPKLLHAAQLTAIDCMLYIQITRGVAPRQHSFPQQCQLTVMMYAIPKVLPVINEINAKVITRKDFRWSRCDIKMTSLLGNVMLNEEAMQHECYETILHRNGVYTEASHSNVFFVKEGVVYTHKANEHILNGITRIVVIELCNSLGIPLKEEAISVEEIEHIDEAFLTGTSTQIASIQQIDDKLLYLENEKGPITKKLQEAFLKLK, from the coding sequence ATGGCATATCCAAACAAGGTTTATTTAAACGGAAATATTGTAGATGCAGAGGAAGCAAAAATATCTGTATTCGACCGCGGATTTATTTTTGGTGACGGATTGTACGAAGTTATGGTACAGATCAATGGCTCTTTCTTCTACGAGAAAGAACATTTAGAACGGCTACAATACGGTTTACAAGCAATCAACATAGATTTTGATACAGCCATTCTTAAAAAAGAAATACCCAAATTATTACATGCCGCCCAGCTGACAGCTATTGACTGTATGTTGTATATACAGATTACTAGGGGAGTAGCTCCAAGGCAACACTCTTTTCCGCAACAATGTCAACTTACTGTAATGATGTATGCCATACCAAAAGTATTACCTGTTATCAATGAAATTAATGCTAAGGTAATAACCAGAAAAGATTTTAGATGGTCTCGTTGCGATATTAAAATGACCTCCCTTTTAGGCAATGTTATGCTTAATGAAGAAGCTATGCAGCATGAATGCTACGAAACTATTTTACATAGAAACGGAGTTTATACAGAAGCCTCGCATAGCAATGTATTCTTTGTTAAAGAAGGCGTGGTTTATACACATAAGGCAAATGAACATATTCTTAACGGAATTACTAGGATAGTGGTCATTGAACTTTGTAATTCGCTAGGCATACCTTTAAAAGAAGAAGCTATTTCAGTTGAAGAAATTGAACATATTGATGAAGCCTTCTTAACAGGAACCAGCACCCAAATAGCCTCAATTCAACAGATTGATGATAAATTACTATACTTAGAAAATGAAAAAGGCCCCATTACAAAAAAACTGCAAGAGGCCTTTTTAAAACTTAAGTAG
- a CDS encoding cold-shock protein, which produces MSKGTVKFFNDTKGFGFITEEGVEKDHFVHISGLIDEIREGDEVEFELKEGNKGLNAVNVKVI; this is translated from the coding sequence ATGAGTAAAGGAACAGTAAAATTTTTCAACGACACAAAAGGTTTCGGTTTTATCACTGAAGAAGGAGTTGAGAAAGATCACTTTGTACACATTTCTGGGTTGATCGACGAAATTCGCGAAGGCGATGAAGTTGAATTTGAACTTAAAGAAGGTAACAAAGGTTTAAACGCAGTGAACGTTAAAGTTATCTAA
- a CDS encoding helix-turn-helix domain-containing protein has product MSYFGKNIRKIRSLKSLSQQAFAELFDLKRGTLGAYEEGRSEPKLETLIKIANYFSIPIDDLLTTELTVNNLLKFKGNLTVEQDLGEQEFFIKVPCITAVNQTDYIKYFSKDSYIQDLPFLSLPINPDKKFRAYTVQNLEMSRNELGMFPKDIAIGEWVPPAVYSKLNNGTLVFTVTEKEIILRRLFITNDSFVLRADHKNVDDVVLQLKEIKEMWRVRYVFYHRLPETNFNIEEKLFQLEKDFDRLKNER; this is encoded by the coding sequence ATGTCGTATTTCGGTAAAAATATTAGGAAAATCAGAAGTTTAAAAAGTCTTAGTCAGCAAGCATTTGCAGAGCTATTCGACTTAAAACGAGGTACTTTGGGTGCTTATGAAGAAGGGAGAAGTGAGCCAAAACTAGAAACATTGATAAAAATTGCTAATTATTTTAGCATTCCTATAGATGACTTGCTAACAACCGAATTAACGGTAAATAATTTATTAAAGTTCAAAGGTAATTTAACTGTTGAGCAAGACCTTGGTGAGCAAGAATTCTTTATTAAAGTACCTTGTATTACAGCTGTGAATCAGACCGATTATATAAAGTATTTCAGCAAGGATTCTTACATACAAGACCTCCCTTTTTTATCATTACCTATAAATCCAGATAAAAAATTTAGGGCATACACCGTTCAAAATTTAGAAATGAGTAGAAATGAACTAGGAATGTTCCCTAAGGATATTGCTATTGGGGAATGGGTGCCGCCAGCGGTATATTCAAAACTTAATAATGGCACCTTGGTTTTTACGGTAACGGAAAAGGAAATCATTTTAAGGAGATTGTTTATTACCAATGATAGTTTTGTGTTGCGGGCAGATCATAAAAATGTGGATGATGTAGTACTCCAATTAAAGGAAATTAAGGAAATGTGGCGTGTACGATACGTTTTCTATCATAGACTGCCAGAGACCAATTTTAATATAGAAGAAAAATTATTTCAATTAGAGAAAGATTTTGATAGACTTAAAAATGAGCGATAA
- a CDS encoding type III secretion system chaperone family protein, whose translation MKNHFNITRDYLLELNFNIVKENRADGIMVVEKEDSGIKNLILGVSPPILIMEQFIFSVHNQSEKIFKSLLQKNRDIIHGAFVLDETANRVIFRDTLQIENMDLNEFEASLNSLSLLMSEYSDKIIEFSKY comes from the coding sequence ATGAAAAACCACTTTAATATAACCAGAGATTACCTGCTTGAATTGAATTTTAATATTGTAAAGGAGAATAGGGCAGACGGAATTATGGTTGTTGAGAAAGAAGATTCTGGAATAAAAAATTTGATTTTGGGAGTATCGCCTCCAATTTTGATTATGGAACAGTTTATATTCTCCGTTCACAATCAATCTGAAAAAATCTTTAAAAGCTTACTTCAGAAGAATAGAGATATCATTCACGGCGCTTTTGTTTTGGATGAAACTGCAAACCGCGTCATATTCAGGGACACCTTACAAATTGAGAATATGGATTTGAACGAGTTTGAAGCCAGTCTTAATTCATTAAGCTTACTTATGAGTGAATACTCGGACAAAATCATTGAATTTTCTAAATATTAA
- a CDS encoding PspA/IM30 family protein — protein MNIFKRLFKIGEAETNSAIDKMEDPIKMTEQGIRDMKLDLEKSLEALAQVKALAIRSKNDQDVYKNKAKEYQDKAIIILKKANSKELDAAEADRLAKEALMQKENNEKQLEATKVETEKFEANVSQMQGNVEALKANINNWENELKTLKARVKVSNATKNLNKQMAELDSSGTVSMLERMKEKIAQEEALAEAYGDIANASKSIDEELDKAADTTEAAAEDELQKLKEQLGFTKTKK, from the coding sequence ATGAATATATTTAAAAGACTATTTAAAATAGGAGAGGCTGAAACCAATTCGGCTATTGACAAAATGGAAGACCCCATTAAGATGACGGAACAAGGCATTAGGGACATGAAATTAGACTTAGAAAAAAGTTTAGAGGCTCTTGCACAAGTAAAAGCACTTGCCATACGTTCTAAGAACGATCAAGACGTTTATAAGAACAAAGCCAAGGAATATCAAGATAAAGCTATTATCATTCTAAAGAAGGCCAATAGCAAAGAATTGGACGCTGCCGAAGCGGACAGACTTGCAAAAGAAGCTCTAATGCAGAAAGAGAACAATGAGAAACAATTAGAGGCTACCAAGGTAGAAACTGAAAAGTTTGAGGCTAATGTAAGTCAAATGCAAGGCAACGTTGAAGCGCTAAAGGCGAATATAAATAATTGGGAAAACGAACTTAAAACGTTAAAAGCGCGTGTTAAAGTGAGTAATGCTACCAAAAATTTAAATAAGCAAATGGCAGAGCTAGACAGTAGTGGCACGGTTTCTATGCTTGAGCGTATGAAAGAAAAAATAGCGCAAGAAGAGGCCTTGGCCGAAGCGTATGGTGATATTGCCAATGCTAGTAAATCTATTGATGAAGAACTAGATAAAGCTGCAGATACCACTGAAGCTGCTGCAGAAGACGAACTTCAAAAATTAAAAGAACAATTAGGGTTCACAAAAACCAAAAAATAA
- a CDS encoding OB-fold-containig protein: protein MNQLTDILFSEVNITLTVLLILLIVYWIITMIGGLDYDLDVDIEVDADIDFDAGIEGGNLDFEDISNAEVNKDDVIGKKRKPLKKWQIFLIYFNFVGLPFMFTFTFWIFVWWFSTTILTTLTGTYENYIGFIIMIAVLIPALFINKILTTPFKGFFKQLNKDGDAPVDFLGRQAIMLSSISEDKLGNAEVKADGNSHSIYVKSLDRKPLPYGSSVLIIKRSADHTHFLVQSYNQ from the coding sequence TTGAATCAACTAACCGACATATTATTTTCTGAAGTAAACATTACGCTGACCGTACTGTTGATACTTCTAATTGTCTACTGGATCATTACCATGATCGGTGGTCTTGATTATGACCTTGATGTAGATATAGAGGTAGATGCAGATATAGATTTTGATGCCGGTATTGAAGGCGGAAATCTAGATTTTGAGGACATTTCAAATGCAGAGGTCAATAAAGACGATGTTATAGGTAAGAAACGTAAACCCTTAAAAAAGTGGCAAATATTTCTCATTTATTTCAACTTTGTTGGCTTGCCCTTCATGTTCACCTTTACCTTCTGGATTTTCGTTTGGTGGTTTTCTACCACCATACTAACAACACTTACAGGTACCTATGAAAACTACATTGGTTTTATCATAATGATTGCGGTTCTTATTCCTGCTTTGTTTATCAATAAAATTCTTACCACACCGTTTAAAGGATTTTTTAAGCAATTGAATAAGGATGGTGACGCCCCAGTGGATTTTTTGGGGAGACAAGCAATTATGTTATCCAGTATTAGTGAAGATAAACTGGGTAATGCAGAAGTAAAAGCAGATGGCAACAGTCATTCTATTTACGTAAAATCGTTAGACCGTAAACCTTTGCCCTATGGCAGTTCTGTACTTATTATTAAAAGATCTGCGGATCACACACACTTTTTAGTTCAATCTTATAATCAATAA